In Achromobacter spanius, the following proteins share a genomic window:
- a CDS encoding FecR family protein codes for MPGRNQNKDDAATREARDWLLALTSGRATEHDAQAFRDWLRADSRHQAAFADQKQLWEGLGPAIQDVAAQGARGRARKAAFTGRRAFLGGALAASAAYLAFKPPLGLWPGVDTLGADYRTAAGEQRRVSLGNALDVDMNTLTRINVDQDASGPVIELADGEAEIRSGATAAVVVAGKGRITARDATFNLRYIGGQARLCCLSGSLRLVHAQGVFDVVANRELRYDDTRVMPPVQVDPAVVTAWRQGWLVFNQQPLAQVVEELNRYRRGRLVLMNEQLGKRLVQARFSLAQVADAERLIRDAYGARVTHLPAGVVLLS; via the coding sequence ATGCCCGGAAGAAACCAGAACAAAGATGACGCCGCCACCCGCGAGGCGCGGGACTGGCTGTTGGCGCTGACCTCTGGCCGCGCCACCGAGCACGACGCACAAGCGTTTCGCGATTGGCTACGCGCCGACTCCCGGCACCAAGCGGCCTTCGCTGATCAGAAGCAGTTGTGGGAAGGCCTGGGGCCGGCCATCCAGGACGTGGCTGCGCAGGGTGCGCGCGGCCGTGCGCGCAAAGCGGCTTTCACGGGCCGTCGTGCATTTCTGGGTGGCGCGCTGGCTGCGTCGGCGGCCTATCTGGCATTCAAGCCGCCGTTGGGCCTGTGGCCCGGCGTGGATACCTTGGGGGCGGACTACCGCACGGCGGCGGGCGAGCAACGCCGGGTGTCGCTGGGCAATGCGCTGGACGTGGACATGAACACGCTGACGCGCATCAACGTTGATCAAGACGCCAGTGGCCCGGTCATTGAATTGGCCGATGGCGAAGCGGAAATCCGCAGCGGCGCGACGGCTGCGGTGGTGGTGGCCGGCAAGGGTCGCATCACCGCGCGGGACGCCACCTTCAACCTGCGTTACATCGGCGGGCAGGCGCGGCTTTGCTGCCTGTCCGGGTCGCTGCGTCTGGTGCACGCGCAAGGCGTGTTCGACGTGGTGGCCAACCGTGAGCTGCGCTATGACGATACGCGCGTGATGCCGCCCGTGCAGGTCGATCCCGCCGTGGTGACGGCGTGGCGTCAGGGCTGGCTGGTGTTCAACCAGCAGCCGCTGGCGCAGGTGGTCGAAGAATTGAACCGTTACCGGCGCGGCCGCCTGGTGCTGATGAATGAGCAACTGGGCAAGCGTTTGGTGCAAGCCCGCTTTTCATTGGCGCAGGTGGCCGATGCCGAACGCCTGATCCGCGATGCGTATGGCGCGCGTGTGACACACCTTCCCGCCGGCGTCGTCCTGTTGTCATAA
- a CDS encoding cupin domain-containing protein — protein MTHAPSRLVRIDAGPMKNPVPGKPRRPISGDTAFLSETFFEGNAGKAEAGVWESTAGVFQANTTGYIEFGTIIEGAARLVDPDGTVHELTVGQAFVMPEGYTGRWEVDQFVKKIYFISRTA, from the coding sequence ATGACACACGCCCCCTCGCGGCTAGTCCGCATTGATGCCGGCCCGATGAAGAACCCGGTGCCGGGCAAGCCTCGCCGCCCGATCTCGGGCGACACGGCCTTTCTGTCGGAGACCTTCTTCGAGGGCAACGCCGGCAAGGCCGAAGCCGGCGTCTGGGAAAGCACCGCAGGCGTGTTCCAGGCCAACACCACCGGCTACATCGAATTCGGCACCATCATCGAAGGCGCGGCCCGGCTGGTGGACCCCGACGGCACGGTGCATGAACTGACGGTGGGCCAGGCTTTTGTCATGCCCGAAGGCTATACGGGCCGCTGGGAAGTGGACCAGTTCGTGAAGAAGATTTACTTCATCAGCCGCACGGCGTGA
- a CDS encoding RNA polymerase sigma factor has translation MFLERYNDFRSQLKRRLGSDDLAHDAMQEAFLKVNDLPASSSIQQPAAYLFRVALNIAEDQRRRDSRLLTGVEISELIHLADEAADPARIAQGRDQIDAFQRALRQLPERTQQMVLAARVHDLPHAEIARRYGVSERIVSKELKRALEHCARELLVAGSGKGGSAPASRAACRDEEPWR, from the coding sequence TTGTTTCTGGAGCGCTACAACGACTTTCGCAGTCAGCTCAAGCGTCGCTTGGGTTCGGATGACCTTGCGCATGACGCGATGCAGGAAGCGTTCTTGAAGGTCAATGACCTGCCAGCCAGTTCGTCGATTCAGCAGCCCGCGGCCTATCTGTTTCGGGTGGCGTTGAACATCGCGGAAGATCAGCGGCGGCGCGACTCCCGGCTGCTGACCGGGGTTGAGATCAGCGAACTGATCCACCTGGCGGACGAGGCCGCGGACCCGGCGCGCATTGCGCAAGGCCGCGACCAGATCGACGCCTTCCAGCGCGCGTTGCGCCAATTGCCCGAGCGCACGCAGCAGATGGTGCTGGCCGCGCGCGTACACGATCTGCCGCATGCCGAGATCGCACGACGCTACGGCGTGTCGGAACGCATCGTATCCAAAGAACTCAAGCGCGCGCTGGAACATTGCGCGCGCGAACTGCTCGTGGCGGGGAGTGGAAAGGGTGGGTCGGCCCCGGCCTCCCGTGCCGCGTGCCGGGACGAAGAACCATGGCGCTGA
- a CDS encoding STN domain-containing protein — protein MSGAFKGRGGVLRACLACGLLALAQAGQAAPSAPSIRFEIAAQPLAQALVEYSLASGLTVLVDSTLTAGRQAPAVVGVYTPSEALRKLLAGSPLSIRYASAQSFTLVSKDDDAASAYGRRLRDTPYAAVVQTALKRALCKAAGTQPGSYRALVQLWFDKAWRVSRVGWVASTGQASLDGRLEAALRGVVIGPMPAGTPQPLTVLLQPRSAAECDKEQGGGSAG, from the coding sequence ATGAGCGGCGCCTTCAAGGGGCGCGGCGGAGTGCTGCGCGCCTGTCTGGCCTGTGGCCTGTTGGCGCTGGCGCAGGCAGGCCAGGCGGCGCCGTCCGCCCCATCCATTCGATTCGAGATCGCGGCGCAGCCGCTTGCTCAGGCGCTCGTTGAATACAGCCTGGCCAGCGGCCTGACGGTGTTGGTGGACAGCACGTTGACGGCCGGCAGGCAGGCCCCGGCGGTGGTGGGCGTCTACACACCCAGCGAGGCGTTGCGCAAGCTGCTGGCAGGTTCCCCCTTGTCCATCCGCTATGCCAGCGCGCAGTCGTTCACGTTGGTTTCCAAGGACGATGACGCAGCGTCCGCCTATGGCAGGCGCTTGCGCGACACGCCCTACGCCGCCGTGGTGCAAACCGCGTTGAAACGCGCCTTGTGCAAGGCGGCCGGCACGCAGCCGGGCAGTTATCGCGCGCTGGTGCAATTGTGGTTCGACAAGGCCTGGCGCGTCAGCCGCGTCGGGTGGGTGGCAAGCACCGGCCAGGCCAGTCTGGATGGTCGCCTGGAAGCGGCGTTGCGCGGCGTGGTGATCGGCCCCATGCCGGCGGGCACGCCGCAACCGCTGACGGTGTTGTTGCAGCCGCGCAGCGCGGCGGAATGCGACAAAGAGCAGGGGGGCGGCAGTGCGGGATAA